One Deltaproteobacteria bacterium DNA window includes the following coding sequences:
- a CDS encoding transglycosylase SLT domain-containing protein, which yields MSQRSVLSLVALSSFLAFHPRALADSTDDAAAAFAARDYAKVLKLLPRRLADDGAEANVLRARALLHLGRPAEALDSLEGVAKQLPHLADLVAFLHGEALLGTKAYLKAAESFHSAASLKGSRWVDLARERRAEALLHAGRPQASAAAYLELLKSYPTHPRRPALLVALAQARLAAGQRVEAAEGLQAVWLEHPSSAAAARAAEILQELRDKGVRPKPAELGELVGRIRKLRKTKRYEQVVAELRELRQRMPAAAVALDLQLVLTHRKAEQYAEGIALLESLTAAVTRRGAKGKPSLAYLRNLRIDLLCRAGRIDEGIALAKGALPENPKRRDVPRLTTFATLLGEHGRYAEGLGVLDQAAALLKNKKAFPAQRAWFAYRAGQHDRAIAGLQQLVKGKKRLAFSLYWQARAHARAGRTAQAEALYRQLLESHLREYYGIQARSRLVEAKKLRLEEQRCAETTATPTSDAEAQLEKLAEQYGALLPGLPRARSLWQMGMLEDARRELMLTALDFSWTVYRGRFRQYRMRPEVVRLWRGGPAPKPERTPKRDKLVRQQKAELRLALGAVTHAAGLSYFGWRFSPADPDPVRRSYPRAYPHLVAETSRRFDVDPNLIWAVMRTESVYKPDVISRVGAAGLMQFMAHTAERVAGELGLANYQPADVFNPATNLTMAGHYLRAVTAKFRGQVPLVAAAYNGGPHNVARWLKARGSTADMDEFIEEIPLDESKRYAKKIVRLMALYERAYCGKDDRTVSNTLDPSFSAYPGY from the coding sequence ATGAGCCAACGATCCGTTCTCTCGCTGGTCGCTCTCTCGTCTTTCCTTGCGTTCCACCCGCGCGCGCTGGCCGACTCGACCGACGACGCCGCAGCCGCGTTCGCCGCGCGAGACTACGCCAAGGTGCTCAAGCTCCTACCGCGTCGCCTCGCCGACGACGGCGCGGAAGCCAACGTCTTGCGCGCGCGTGCGCTGCTGCACCTCGGGCGCCCGGCGGAGGCGCTCGACAGCCTCGAGGGCGTGGCCAAACAGCTCCCGCACCTCGCCGACCTCGTGGCCTTCCTGCACGGTGAAGCTCTGCTCGGCACGAAGGCCTACCTGAAGGCGGCCGAGAGCTTCCACTCCGCTGCGTCGCTCAAGGGGTCGCGATGGGTGGACCTCGCGCGAGAGCGTCGCGCGGAGGCGCTCCTCCACGCCGGCCGGCCCCAGGCCTCGGCCGCTGCGTATCTGGAGCTGCTCAAGAGCTACCCGACGCATCCGCGAAGACCAGCCCTGCTCGTGGCGCTGGCGCAGGCCCGCCTCGCGGCCGGGCAGCGGGTCGAGGCGGCGGAGGGGCTGCAGGCAGTGTGGCTGGAGCACCCGTCCAGCGCGGCCGCCGCGCGGGCTGCGGAGATCTTGCAGGAGCTGCGCGACAAGGGCGTGCGCCCCAAGCCCGCCGAGCTCGGAGAGCTCGTCGGACGGATACGCAAGCTCCGCAAGACGAAGCGCTACGAGCAGGTCGTCGCGGAGCTGCGCGAGCTGCGGCAGCGAATGCCGGCAGCCGCGGTCGCGCTCGACCTCCAGCTCGTGCTGACGCACCGCAAGGCCGAGCAGTACGCGGAGGGGATTGCGCTCCTCGAAAGTCTCACGGCGGCGGTGACGCGACGCGGAGCCAAGGGCAAGCCCTCGCTCGCCTACCTGCGCAATCTACGGATCGACCTCCTCTGTCGCGCCGGACGCATCGACGAGGGCATCGCGCTGGCCAAGGGGGCGCTACCCGAGAACCCGAAGCGGCGGGACGTCCCCCGACTCACCACTTTCGCCACGCTCCTCGGCGAGCACGGACGGTACGCCGAGGGACTGGGCGTGCTCGACCAGGCGGCGGCGCTGCTCAAGAACAAGAAGGCCTTTCCCGCGCAACGCGCGTGGTTCGCGTACCGCGCTGGCCAGCACGACCGCGCCATCGCCGGGCTCCAGCAGCTCGTGAAGGGAAAGAAGCGGCTCGCGTTCTCGCTCTACTGGCAAGCTCGCGCGCACGCCCGCGCCGGGCGCACCGCGCAGGCCGAGGCGCTCTATCGCCAGCTCCTGGAAAGCCACCTCCGCGAGTACTACGGGATCCAGGCCCGGAGCCGCCTCGTGGAGGCGAAGAAGCTGCGCCTCGAGGAACAGCGCTGCGCCGAGACCACGGCGACCCCCACCTCGGACGCCGAGGCGCAGCTCGAGAAGCTCGCCGAGCAGTACGGAGCCCTCCTGCCCGGACTGCCGCGGGCCCGGTCGCTCTGGCAGATGGGGATGCTCGAGGACGCGCGACGCGAGCTGATGCTCACGGCCCTCGACTTCTCGTGGACGGTCTATCGCGGCCGGTTCCGGCAGTACCGTATGCGCCCCGAGGTGGTTCGACTCTGGAGGGGAGGACCCGCGCCCAAACCCGAACGCACGCCGAAACGGGACAAGCTCGTGCGGCAGCAGAAGGCGGAGCTCAGGCTCGCGCTCGGGGCGGTGACGCACGCCGCGGGGCTCTCCTATTTCGGCTGGCGCTTCAGTCCGGCCGACCCTGACCCCGTCCGTCGTAGCTATCCGCGCGCCTACCCGCACCTCGTGGCCGAGACCTCGCGCCGCTTCGACGTCGACCCGAACCTGATCTGGGCCGTGATGCGCACCGAGAGCGTCTACAAGCCGGACGTCATCTCGCGCGTCGGCGCGGCCGGACTGATGCAGTTCATGGCGCACACCGCGGAGCGCGTGGCCGGGGAACTCGGCCTGGCGAACTACCAGCCGGCGGACGTATTCAACCCTGCCACGAACCTCACCATGGCCGGCCACTACCTGCGCGCCGTGACCGCCAAATTCCGCGGGCAGGTGCCGCTCGTCGCGGCCGCGTACAACGGCGGTCCCCACAACGTGGCGCGCTGGCTGAAGGCGCGCGGCTCGACGGCCGACATGGACGAGTTCATCGAGGAGATCCCGCTCGACGAGTCCAAGCGGTACGCGAAGAAGATCGTCCGCCTGATGGCGCTCTACGAACGGGCCTACTGCGGCAAGGACGATCGCACGGTGAGCAACACGCTGGATCCGAGCTTCAGCGCCTACCCCGGCTACTGA
- a CDS encoding radical SAM protein has translation MKIPSNVTKKLERGLSGAAAALWPAVQRLNAAVESRPFQPEWAPAPMVKSKARSFPQLGWPRQTDSLCPRCVQEVRAEILSGARELDELRTGRPGEIKATILERDGKVLMVKECPKHGRFEDVLASDPEFLRRMERLFPGRDHESPKTPLRNHGSSSVKYGRGAVLTVDLTNRCNMMCDPCFTDANQVGFVHELTWEDVKEILDNSTKIKPRRQMTVQFSGGEPTLSPLFLQAIRYAREVGYISVQCATNGLRFALEPDFAAKAREAGLRLAYLQFDGVGNENNAHRKISNLFDVKLRAIQNLKKADIDVVLVTTIVNGVNDHQVGPILDFAIENIDAVTTIAFQPVSFTGRDEEIDDETRARQRYTLSHLAHDLKRQTGHLEPLRDWFPLSALQPFADMTDVLLGEEAKWGSISCGCHPSCGIGTILMVHKETREAVPLTQFLNVDQLLRDIRSISDANRSRPLTYAQLALAVMRNYDARKAPRNLDLMMLIRQYLSQTGAVGLGKDDAAEFPWRVLFIGGMWFQDLFTYDFRRTEMCIIPYGTQLGEISFCAYNTGIGWRNIIEQMYAVASVADWYKEKGRHEIYARPDKPLDLPDYGHDPLEVRVPRARPTPARATPFSAGPPSAVSSCCESKPLALAVAERGRAAAQSPGGSLGATDGRAGGGCGCSTSAQPTLK, from the coding sequence ATGAAGATTCCATCGAACGTGACGAAGAAGCTGGAGCGCGGGCTTTCCGGCGCGGCCGCGGCGCTCTGGCCAGCCGTGCAGCGGCTGAACGCCGCAGTGGAGAGCCGGCCCTTTCAGCCCGAATGGGCCCCGGCGCCCATGGTGAAGTCGAAGGCCCGCTCGTTCCCGCAGCTCGGGTGGCCGCGACAGACGGACTCACTCTGCCCACGATGCGTGCAGGAGGTGAGGGCGGAGATCCTTTCCGGGGCGCGGGAGCTGGACGAGCTGCGAACCGGGCGCCCGGGGGAGATCAAGGCCACGATCCTAGAGCGGGACGGCAAGGTGCTGATGGTCAAGGAGTGCCCCAAGCACGGGCGCTTCGAGGACGTGCTGGCGAGCGACCCCGAATTTCTGCGCCGGATGGAGCGGCTCTTTCCGGGGCGGGATCACGAGAGCCCCAAGACGCCGCTCCGGAACCACGGCAGCTCGTCGGTGAAGTACGGCCGGGGTGCGGTCCTGACGGTAGACCTGACGAACCGCTGCAACATGATGTGCGACCCGTGCTTCACCGATGCCAACCAGGTGGGCTTCGTGCACGAGCTGACCTGGGAGGACGTGAAGGAGATCCTGGATAACTCGACGAAGATCAAGCCGCGTCGGCAGATGACGGTGCAGTTCTCCGGAGGGGAGCCGACGCTCAGCCCCCTCTTCCTCCAGGCCATCCGTTACGCGCGCGAGGTCGGCTACATCAGCGTGCAATGCGCGACCAACGGCCTCCGTTTCGCGCTCGAGCCCGACTTTGCGGCCAAGGCGCGCGAGGCCGGACTGCGTCTGGCCTACCTGCAGTTCGATGGGGTGGGTAACGAGAACAACGCGCATCGCAAGATCAGCAACCTGTTCGACGTGAAGCTGCGCGCGATCCAGAACCTCAAGAAGGCCGACATCGACGTCGTGCTCGTCACGACCATCGTGAACGGCGTGAACGACCATCAGGTGGGTCCGATCCTGGACTTCGCCATCGAGAACATCGACGCCGTCACGACCATCGCCTTCCAGCCGGTGAGCTTCACCGGACGCGACGAAGAGATCGACGACGAGACGAGGGCCCGTCAGCGCTACACGCTGAGCCACCTGGCGCATGACCTGAAGCGCCAGACCGGCCATCTGGAGCCCCTGCGCGACTGGTTTCCGCTCTCGGCGCTCCAGCCGTTCGCCGACATGACCGACGTTCTACTCGGCGAGGAGGCCAAGTGGGGGAGCATTAGCTGCGGCTGTCACCCGAGCTGCGGGATCGGGACGATCCTGATGGTGCACAAGGAGACGCGGGAGGCGGTTCCCCTGACGCAGTTCCTGAACGTGGACCAGCTCCTCCGGGACATTCGATCCATCAGCGACGCGAATCGTTCGCGCCCGCTCACCTACGCGCAGCTCGCGCTGGCCGTGATGCGGAACTACGACGCGCGCAAGGCGCCCCGGAACCTGGACCTCATGATGCTCATCCGCCAGTACCTGAGCCAGACGGGCGCCGTGGGCCTCGGCAAGGACGACGCGGCGGAGTTCCCGTGGCGCGTGCTCTTCATCGGGGGCATGTGGTTCCAGGATCTGTTCACCTACGATTTCCGTCGGACGGAGATGTGCATCATCCCGTACGGCACGCAGCTCGGGGAGATCAGCTTCTGCGCCTACAACACGGGCATCGGCTGGCGGAACATCATCGAGCAGATGTACGCCGTGGCGAGCGTCGCCGACTGGTACAAGGAGAAGGGCCGGCACGAGATCTACGCCCGCCCCGACAAGCCGCTCGACCTGCCGGACTACGGGCACGATCCCCTGGAGGTGCGCGTGCCACGCGCGCGTCCCACCCCCGCTCGCGCGACGCCCTTCTCCGCGGGCCCGCCGTCGGCCGTTTCCAGCTGCTGCGAGAGCAAACCGCTCGCGCTGGCGGTTGCGGAGCGGGGACGCGCCGCGGCTCAGAGCCCGGGCGGGAGCCTCGGCGCGACCGACGGACGGGCGGGGGGCGGCTGCGGCTGCTCCACCTCCGCGCAGCCCACGCTCAAGTAG
- a CDS encoding putative metal-binding motif-containing protein has product MLPRPTFSSASARRARAVARSIGVVLFLVAAACDEQGKRPWFPPDGGSAGNDGGQAFLSPCDDDRQCASGKCVEVGGSKRCSRSCSTAEPCPTLAGWTCNAAQVCGCVAQGKKPDTCNADGDCDGVPDKTPETETCNGRDDDCNGEVDDVPAETKGAKRYFRDADGDTFGDVFKPKWLCQPQTGWVEDMTDCDDSKKETSPVASELCGDKLDNNCNGQLDDRDLCGLAPIDVPDVEDARHNSATLKTCSPSTTVDPSVDVTEIVAKQDLQAVKFTVRLAGAPAYESCASYKLSFGGADKTYPLVYIYRLGAAPCGTQGLPLLEAYYQGKPMKTTAKTMPLRAAPGHVSFTIPKVELYPLVPQASYWLRACTNAKADAALDPTACAADTCETPVAR; this is encoded by the coding sequence ATGCTGCCCCGCCCCACATTCTCGTCGGCTAGCGCTCGCCGCGCGCGCGCTGTCGCTCGCTCGATCGGCGTCGTCCTGTTCCTCGTCGCGGCGGCCTGCGACGAGCAGGGGAAGCGTCCGTGGTTTCCCCCGGACGGAGGCTCGGCCGGCAACGACGGGGGGCAGGCCTTTCTGTCCCCCTGTGACGACGACCGGCAGTGCGCGTCGGGCAAGTGCGTGGAGGTGGGAGGAAGCAAGCGCTGCAGCCGTTCCTGCAGCACGGCAGAGCCCTGCCCTACGCTCGCCGGTTGGACCTGCAACGCCGCGCAGGTCTGTGGCTGCGTGGCCCAGGGAAAGAAACCCGACACCTGCAACGCGGACGGCGACTGCGACGGAGTGCCCGACAAGACCCCCGAGACGGAAACCTGCAACGGCCGCGACGACGACTGCAACGGCGAGGTGGACGACGTGCCGGCGGAGACGAAGGGAGCCAAGCGCTACTTCCGGGACGCGGACGGCGACACCTTCGGCGACGTCTTCAAGCCGAAATGGCTCTGTCAGCCGCAAACCGGCTGGGTAGAGGACATGACCGACTGCGACGACTCGAAGAAGGAGACGAGCCCCGTCGCGAGCGAACTCTGCGGGGACAAGCTGGACAACAACTGCAACGGGCAGCTCGACGACCGCGACCTCTGCGGCCTCGCGCCGATCGACGTGCCCGACGTCGAGGACGCGCGCCACAACAGCGCGACCCTGAAGACCTGCTCGCCTTCGACCACGGTGGACCCCTCCGTGGACGTGACGGAGATCGTGGCCAAGCAAGATCTGCAGGCGGTGAAGTTCACCGTGCGGCTGGCGGGAGCGCCGGCCTACGAGAGCTGCGCCAGCTACAAGCTCTCCTTCGGCGGTGCCGACAAGACCTACCCTCTGGTCTACATCTATCGACTCGGGGCCGCTCCCTGCGGGACGCAGGGCCTTCCGCTCCTCGAGGCCTACTACCAGGGCAAGCCGATGAAGACGACCGCCAAGACCATGCCGCTGCGCGCGGCCCCCGGCCACGTCTCCTTCACCATCCCCAAGGTGGAGCTCTATCCGCTCGTCCCGCAGGCCTCCTACTGGCTCAGGGCGTGCACCAACGCGAAGGCGGACGCGGCGCTGGATCCCACGGCATGCGCCGCGGACACCTGCGAGACTCCCGTCGCGCGCTGA
- the selD gene encoding selenide, water dikinase SelD: protein MSGDREIPRPPPIRLTQMVSCAGUAAKLGPGDLARALEGLRQRTDPDLLVGLDRPDDAGVFRLTDELALVQTVDFLTPIVDEPELFGQIAAANALSDVYAMGGRPITAMNVACFPTELLAGEVLARILAGGLSKLDEAGVALAGGHTVEGPQLLYGLAVSGLVHPSRIWTKAGARPGDRLVLTKAIGTGALATGLKRDLVAEAPLAEAARSMAELNRRAAELAQDLPVHACTDVTGFGLLGHACEMLAGQSVSFRIEGGAVPLLPEALSAIERGCRPAGLARNRAHREAMVRFDPQVPEALQDLLFDPQTSGGLLLALPEAAAEDLLRRLRAAGSTQAALIGEVIDAAPPHILVG from the coding sequence ATGAGCGGTGACCGCGAGATCCCTCGGCCGCCCCCCATCCGCTTGACGCAGATGGTGAGCTGCGCCGGTTGAGCCGCCAAGCTGGGGCCAGGGGACCTGGCCCGCGCGCTGGAGGGGCTACGACAGCGGACCGACCCAGACCTCCTCGTGGGCCTGGATCGGCCGGACGATGCAGGTGTGTTCCGCCTCACGGACGAACTCGCCCTGGTCCAGACCGTGGATTTTCTCACCCCGATCGTCGACGAACCCGAGCTCTTCGGCCAGATCGCCGCAGCGAACGCCCTGAGCGACGTCTACGCCATGGGCGGGCGCCCGATCACCGCCATGAACGTGGCGTGCTTCCCAACCGAGCTTCTGGCCGGAGAGGTGCTGGCACGCATCCTCGCGGGCGGCCTCTCCAAGCTCGACGAAGCCGGGGTGGCTCTCGCCGGTGGACACACCGTCGAAGGCCCGCAGCTCCTCTACGGCCTGGCGGTCTCGGGGCTCGTGCATCCGTCGCGCATCTGGACCAAGGCCGGAGCGAGGCCCGGGGACCGGCTGGTCCTCACCAAGGCCATCGGTACCGGGGCCCTCGCCACCGGCCTGAAGCGCGACCTGGTCGCCGAGGCGCCCCTCGCCGAGGCCGCGCGCTCCATGGCCGAGCTGAACCGCCGCGCCGCCGAGCTGGCGCAGGACCTCCCCGTTCACGCCTGCACCGACGTCACCGGCTTCGGCCTGCTCGGGCACGCGTGCGAGATGCTCGCCGGGCAGTCCGTCTCTTTCCGGATCGAAGGCGGTGCCGTCCCCCTCCTACCCGAAGCCCTCTCGGCCATCGAGCGCGGATGCCGGCCCGCGGGGCTCGCGCGAAACCGCGCCCACCGCGAGGCGATGGTGCGATTTGACCCGCAGGTGCCCGAGGCGCTACAAGACCTGCTGTTCGACCCCCAGACCTCGGGGGGCTTGCTCCTCGCGCTTCCCGAGGCCGCTGCGGAGGACCTGCTCCGCCGCCTCCGCGCGGCGGGATCGACGCAGGCGGCCCTGATCGGAGAGGTGATCGATGCTGCCCCGCCCCACATTCTCGTCGGCTAG
- a CDS encoding cytochrome c maturation protein CcmE, whose protein sequence is MTNPSRRRRRTLLFAGISAAVVSAAVIFVVMTTVSSGGALEYFKSVDEVAKDAPAWKGRRVRLHGNVVSGTIQKKRESMDYRFAVHRGNRWVEVTYTGLVPDTFKDCAEVVVTGQLRPDGKIFAAESIAGKCPSKYDQNQRATGCGEGMKADVLAQRTR, encoded by the coding sequence ATGACAAACCCGTCCCGCCGCCGTCGCCGGACGCTGCTCTTCGCCGGCATCTCTGCCGCGGTCGTCTCGGCTGCGGTGATCTTCGTCGTCATGACCACCGTGTCGAGCGGTGGAGCCCTCGAGTACTTCAAGAGCGTCGACGAGGTGGCGAAGGACGCCCCCGCCTGGAAGGGACGTCGCGTGCGCCTGCACGGAAACGTCGTGAGCGGCACGATTCAGAAGAAGCGGGAGTCCATGGACTACCGCTTCGCCGTGCATCGCGGCAACCGCTGGGTCGAGGTCACCTACACCGGCCTCGTCCCCGACACGTTCAAGGACTGCGCCGAGGTAGTGGTGACGGGTCAGCTCCGCCCGGACGGAAAGATCTTCGCCGCCGAGTCCATCGCCGGGAAGTGCCCCTCCAAGTACGACCAGAACCAGCGAGCCACCGGCTGCGGCGAGGGGATGAAGGCCGACGTCCTCGCCCAGCGTACGCGCTAG
- a CDS encoding NAD-dependent epimerase/dehydratase family protein, whose product MPDHTLDRAVIVGCGFAGTALARRLAERGVGVAATSRTGRDADGGRVRSVDLTSEAPLELPEARGAVVYYLVGPLCHELAESRTHLRPLDRVLGALCSARPCGVIYVSSTSVYGDRAGGWVSEETSTAPDSPWGRMRVDLEERVHAFGEECGLPASVVRLPEIYGPGRGPISRLQAGYRVRFPDRYSNRIHLEDLVTILVRLGERLDQKVLLAADGTPALVGEVYDYAATLLGWPAAPRGDATELPSDPNHLALLRDSKRCDTARLRQWLGEPLRYPNYREGLLAIAGR is encoded by the coding sequence ATGCCAGACCACACGTTGGATCGCGCGGTAATCGTCGGGTGCGGGTTTGCCGGCACGGCCCTCGCCCGGCGCCTCGCGGAGCGGGGCGTGGGGGTGGCAGCCACGAGTCGGACGGGTCGCGACGCCGACGGGGGCCGCGTCCGGTCGGTGGACCTGACTTCGGAGGCTCCGCTCGAGCTGCCGGAAGCGCGCGGGGCCGTCGTCTACTACCTGGTGGGTCCGCTATGCCATGAGCTGGCCGAGTCGCGGACCCACCTTCGACCGCTCGACCGCGTGCTCGGGGCGCTGTGCTCGGCGCGACCGTGCGGCGTCATCTATGTGAGCTCCACCTCCGTATATGGCGACCGCGCAGGGGGCTGGGTGTCGGAGGAGACCTCGACCGCTCCCGACTCGCCGTGGGGACGCATGCGGGTGGATCTCGAGGAGCGCGTGCACGCCTTCGGGGAGGAGTGCGGTCTGCCCGCGTCGGTGGTGCGCCTGCCCGAGATCTACGGTCCGGGGCGCGGTCCCATCTCGCGCCTCCAGGCGGGGTATCGCGTGCGCTTTCCTGACCGCTATAGCAACCGGATCCACCTCGAGGATCTGGTGACGATCCTGGTGCGGCTCGGCGAGCGGCTGGACCAGAAGGTCCTGCTCGCGGCGGACGGGACGCCGGCGCTCGTCGGGGAGGTCTACGACTACGCGGCGACGCTGCTCGGCTGGCCCGCTGCCCCGCGCGGCGACGCCACGGAGCTGCCTTCCGACCCGAACCACCTGGCCTTGCTCCGGGACTCCAAGCGATGCGACACGGCGCGCCTGCGCCAGTGGCTCGGGGAGCCGCTTCGGTATCCGAACTATCGCGAGGGGCTTTTGGCGATCGCCGGGAGGTGA
- a CDS encoding FHA domain-containing protein, with amino-acid sequence MKRHYYLTPVLGGPGAPRYPISEEPQLVGRSERAAIPLLEPTVSREHAAIQYRDSAVYLEDLGSKHGTFVNSKRVSTVKLRVGDIIVFGLSLVLRLEEADRPLPPAPALGLTESGNTVSIVEPISRLRKEDVRVTATARPVAAASVTGTPELDLLREQLTRTRKLAAVGAACAGVLPSAYHRLVDLREELARTEELTSADLIAVLGPVIDSLGRALRAGALAAPALSATSLFDVARRAVAQVQPEAAPKQVDLLLGVPHELRVMADADRLVGALVELLRNAAQASPEGQSVELSATLEGEDVLLSIRDHGTGFPPDLAERIFDPFVTLRSDWRHLGLGLFEARETILAQGGVLTLESAPESGTVAQIALRAAQAGDDAA; translated from the coding sequence GTGAAGCGCCACTACTACCTCACCCCCGTGCTCGGCGGCCCGGGGGCACCGCGCTACCCAATCTCCGAGGAGCCGCAGCTCGTCGGTCGCTCTGAACGCGCAGCGATCCCGCTGCTCGAGCCGACCGTGTCGCGGGAACACGCGGCCATCCAGTATCGCGACTCGGCGGTGTATCTCGAGGACCTCGGCAGCAAGCACGGAACCTTCGTCAACTCCAAGCGGGTCTCGACGGTGAAGCTCCGGGTGGGCGACATCATCGTCTTCGGGCTCAGCCTCGTGCTGCGCCTCGAGGAGGCCGACCGGCCCTTGCCCCCCGCGCCCGCGTTGGGCCTCACGGAGTCGGGAAACACCGTGAGCATCGTCGAGCCCATCAGTCGCCTGCGGAAGGAGGACGTGCGCGTCACGGCCACGGCGCGGCCCGTCGCAGCGGCCTCCGTCACGGGTACTCCGGAGCTCGACCTGCTGCGTGAACAGCTCACGCGGACCCGCAAGCTCGCCGCCGTCGGCGCGGCCTGTGCCGGGGTCCTCCCTTCGGCCTACCACCGACTGGTCGACCTCCGCGAGGAGCTCGCGCGAACGGAGGAGCTCACCTCCGCCGACCTGATCGCGGTGCTCGGTCCGGTGATCGACTCCCTCGGCCGGGCCCTGCGCGCCGGAGCGCTGGCGGCGCCGGCGCTGAGCGCGACCTCCCTCTTCGACGTGGCACGCCGGGCGGTAGCGCAGGTCCAGCCCGAGGCCGCCCCGAAGCAGGTGGACCTCCTCCTCGGCGTGCCCCACGAGCTCCGGGTGATGGCGGACGCCGACCGGCTCGTGGGCGCCTTGGTCGAGCTCCTTCGCAACGCCGCCCAGGCCAGCCCGGAAGGGCAGTCGGTAGAGCTCTCGGCCACCCTCGAGGGCGAGGACGTGCTGCTCTCGATTCGCGACCACGGGACGGGCTTTCCGCCCGACCTCGCCGAGCGGATCTTCGACCCCTTCGTGACCCTGCGCTCGGATTGGCGCCACCTCGGACTCGGTCTCTTCGAGGCGCGAGAGACGATCCTGGCGCAGGGTGGAGTCCTCACGCTGGAGTCGGCCCCGGAGTCGGGCACCGTGGCGCAGATCGCACTCCGCGCCGCGCAGGCCGGCGACGACGCCGCCTAG
- a CDS encoding protein kinase: MKVCGICNRVYPDDVSVCEHDGQRLIPVRRAAVTSAGPVLDWEGPMPGDLVGNYRLEQMVAEGGMGRVFRATHLSLGRPAAIKFLLPEHATRADLVQRFFNEARAVNAIRHPHIIDIFDFVQESSPDGKARVYMVMELLDGEDARTRLHRAGPFHPRALFSLTLQVAETLAAAHDAGLLHRDLKPDNIFLCNDHGEDDFVKLLDFGAAKAFGERPGHHLTRPGVAIGTPEYMSPEQILNRPLDGRVDAYGLGVVCYELATGSLPFTADKVANLLALHTNEEPEPLHVRRALEPPLPEPFEAVIMRCLAKEPAARCKDLWDLAHQLHACAPAIEALPLPVRARRDAPENAARAGSGEARRSSGSPPVGREAEALPAASSPPSTRPPAGPVEAEDEQPTSAWATVDEESPASPKRRRLWPFAVGLALLALAVLLALGLRS; this comes from the coding sequence GTGAAAGTTTGTGGGATCTGCAACCGGGTCTACCCGGACGACGTCAGCGTCTGCGAGCACGACGGCCAGCGTCTGATCCCCGTCCGCCGCGCAGCCGTCACCAGCGCCGGGCCCGTCCTCGACTGGGAGGGCCCGATGCCGGGCGACCTGGTCGGCAATTACCGCCTGGAGCAGATGGTCGCCGAAGGGGGCATGGGACGCGTCTTTCGCGCCACGCACCTGAGCCTCGGTCGCCCCGCGGCGATCAAGTTTCTCCTGCCCGAGCACGCCACGCGCGCCGACCTCGTGCAGCGCTTCTTCAATGAGGCGCGCGCGGTCAACGCCATCCGGCACCCGCATATCATCGACATCTTCGACTTCGTGCAGGAGTCGAGCCCCGACGGCAAGGCGCGGGTCTACATGGTCATGGAGCTCCTCGACGGCGAGGACGCCCGAACGCGGCTGCACCGCGCCGGCCCTTTTCATCCCCGCGCGCTCTTCTCGCTCACCCTGCAGGTGGCCGAAACGCTCGCGGCCGCGCACGACGCGGGCCTCCTGCACCGCGACCTGAAGCCGGACAACATCTTCCTGTGCAACGACCACGGTGAGGACGACTTCGTGAAGCTGCTCGACTTCGGCGCCGCGAAGGCGTTCGGCGAGCGGCCGGGACACCACCTCACGCGGCCCGGCGTCGCGATCGGCACACCCGAGTACATGTCGCCGGAGCAGATCCTCAACCGTCCGCTCGACGGGCGGGTGGACGCCTACGGCCTCGGCGTCGTCTGCTACGAGTTGGCCACCGGGTCGCTCCCCTTCACGGCCGACAAGGTGGCGAACCTCCTCGCGCTGCACACGAACGAGGAGCCGGAGCCTCTCCACGTCCGCCGCGCCCTCGAGCCACCCTTGCCCGAGCCGTTCGAGGCGGTGATCATGCGTTGCCTGGCCAAGGAACCCGCCGCGCGATGCAAGGACCTCTGGGACCTCGCCCATCAGCTTCACGCGTGCGCTCCAGCGATCGAGGCTCTTCCGCTCCCCGTGCGGGCCCGGCGCGACGCCCCCGAGAACGCCGCGCGAGCGGGAAGCGGCGAGGCCCGGCGCTCGTCGGGATCCCCCCCCGTCGGCCGCGAGGCCGAGGCGCTTCCCGCCGCTTCGTCGCCCCCCTCCACGCGCCCCCCCGCGGGCCCCGTGGAGGCCGAAGACGAACAACCCACGAGCGCCTGGGCCACCGTGGATGAGGAGTCTCCCGCGAGCCCCAAGCGTCGCCGCCTTTGGCCGTTCGCGGTAGGACTCGCGCTCTTGGCGCTGGCGGTGCTTCTGGCCCTGGGCCTACGTTCGTAG